TCGCGTGCGATCGCAAGTCGGCGCTTGCGCGGACCGACTCCATGAATCCGGAGTGGTTCGACGATGGACTCCCCGATAGACATTCTGGGGTCGAAGCTCGAATCCGGATTCTGGAAGATCATCTGGGCTTCCCGTCGGAACGCTTTGAGTTCCGTATCGCTGTACTCCGTGATATCCTCACCGTCGAACATCACCGACCCTTCCGTCGGCTCCTCGAGTCGAAGAATCGACTCCGCGGCTGTGGACTTCCCACAACCGGACTCACCGACGAGACCGACGGTCTCACCCTGCTTTACCTCGAACGAGATGCCGTCGACGGCTTTCACGCGACCGACTTCCTTACTGAGTATTCCCTTTTTGATGGGGAAGTGCTTTTTTAGCCCATCTACGTCGATGAGTGTTCGATCGGTACTCGGGTTCTGAGTACTATCGGATGACTGCGGGCTCATGTCTCGTGACCTCCATCAGCACGGGTGTCTCGTTGTGTATCGTTACGGTTGTCATGTGTTTCGAGTTCCACTTCGTCGTGTCTCGGGCCGTAGTAGATGCAGGACGCCCGATGGTCGGAGTCGTCGTCAACAGCGTACATCTCCGGTTGATCGTCTTTCGAACAGGCGTCTACGGCGTGCTCACATCGAGGATTGAACCGACAGCCCGCTGGCGGGTCCGTAACCGACGGGAGGGTTCCGTCGATCCGTTTCATCGAGGAGCCCCGACCCGGAAGGCACTCGATTAGCGCCTTCGTGTAGGGATGGGCGGGATTCTGGATGACATCCTCGACGCTCCCTTGTTCCATGATTTTACCCGAGTACATCACCACGACTCGGTCGGCGATTTCGGAGACGACTCCGAGGTCGTGCGTGACGAAGACGATACTCATCTCGTACTCCTCTTGGATGTCTTCGAGAAGATTGAGTATCTGTGCCTGAATCGTCACGTCGAGTGCGGTGGTCGGTTCGTCCGCGATGAGGAGGTCGGGGTCGCATGCAAGTGCCATTGCGATGAGCACTCGTTGTTTCATGCCGCCCGAGAACTCGTGTGGGTAATCGTCGACGCGACTGCTGGCTTCCGGAATTCCGGTTCTGTCCAAGAGGTCGATCACGCGGTCTCGAATTTCGTCTTTGGACAAGTCGTCGCGGTGAATCCGAAGTGACTCGCCGATCTGTCGGCCGACCTTGTAGACCGGGTTCAAGCCGTTCTGTGGGTTCTGGAAGATGTGGCTGATACGGTTTCCACGGATTTCCTGAAGTTGCTTGTCGGACATCGAGGTGAGGTCCTTTCCGTCGAACCTGACCGTCCCCTCGACGATTTCGCCGGGTGGCATGTCCAAGATTTTCGTGATCGACTCGCTCGTGACCGTTTTCCCGCTTCCGCTCTCGCCGACGATAGCGACGGTCTCACCGTGATCGACCTCGAAGCTAACGCCATCGACGGCGTACGCCGTCCCGTCGTCGGTGTGGAAGTGTGTTTTTAGGTCCTCGACGGTGAGTAGCGGACTCGTCACAGTCCACCACCTCCTTCGATCTCTTGACGGGGGTCCATTGCATCTCGCAGTGCTTCACCGACGTAGTAGAACGAGAGTACGGTGAAGAACAGGAAGATTCCGGGAATCGTCGAAATCCACCATGCCTGTTCGATGTTCGATTGCCCGTTGGAGATGGTGCGCCCCCACGAGAACGTGCTCGGGTCGCTGAAGCCGAGGAACGCGAGCGTGGCCTCTCCGAGGATGAAAGCCGGGATGAGAACCGACGCGCTGATGATGACGCTGTTCGCCGAGTTCGGGATGAGGTGGGCGCGAACGATGTACAGCATATTCGCACCCGAGGCACGTGCGGCCTTGATGTAGTCCTCGCTCGAACGCTGAAGCGCTTCACCACGAACTGTCCGTGCGATTCCTTCCCAGCCGAAGAATCCGTAGAGTGCGATGATCATCCAGAGTTCTCCGCCGAACAGATATATCAACAGCAACAGCAGGATGAACACCGGGAAGACCGACTGAATGTCCGTGTACCGCATGAGGAGTTCGTCCATCCAACCGATGTCCGTCGCCGTCGCCAGTGCCGCAACCGACCCGACGATGGAGCCGATGAACACGGCGATGATGGTCGAGATGAGACCGACTTCCATGCTGACTCGCATCCCGTAGACGACGAGTGCGAGGATACCTCGACCTTCCGCGGACGTTCCAAACGGATACTGCCACGTTCCAGTTTTCACGACACCATCGACCGTTGCAGTGATGCCGACCGGCGGGAGAATCCGGTTCGTGAATCGGACCTGCGGCGGATCGACGAAGATCGGGCCGAGGATGCCGATCACGAAGATGACGCCGAGGTACGCCAGAGCGACGACGGCGATTCTGTTCTTTTTGAAGCGCCGCCAGTAGAACTGTCGCATCCGTTTGTTCCTGTAGAGGGGGAGTCCGACGTGGAAGAACATCGCGACGAGCGTCCCCGCGAACAACCATTCCACGCTGAGAACGTCCCACTCTAAGATGAGGGGGCGTTCGTTCTCGACGATCGCGTAGTCGTAGGCGAACAGCGCCACTATCAGTAGGTAACACGCCAACTCGACGAGACCTTCTCTGGAGACGAGAGACGTAGAGACGTTCTGTGTCTCCCAGTCGATGTCCTCGAACGAGATGTCGTTGTTTTCAGTTGCCATGATTATCGTCCACTGTAGTCAATTCGCGGGTCCAAGAGGACGTACACGATGTCCTCGAGGAGGTTTCCGACGATGGCGATGAACACGGTGATGAGTGTCGTCGCCAGCACCAATGCGGTGTCCTGTTCGACGATGGCCGTGTACGTCATGTAGCCGAGGCCGGGAATCGCAAAGATTTGCTCGATGACGAGCGCCCCACCGAAGAATATCCCGAGCATGCGACTGACGAAACTCGTCGACAGCGGGACTGCAGCCATCCGGAGGACGTGCCAGATCATGAGCCGATAGTCGCTCGCGCCCTTCGCTTTAGCGACTTTCACGAACTCTTGGTTCATCTGTTCGAGCGCTTGCGCACGCGAGTACCGTGTCTGGAAGGCGAACGAAGCCGTGAGCAACACGATTATCGGCATTATCAGTTGCTTTATGTTCGCTATCGAGAACCACCCTTGCTGTCGGGGGATTCCGCTCTGATAGTACACTGGAAGGAAATCCAACTGGACTGCTAAAAGCATTATCAGTATGATAGCGAACCAGAAATTCGGGATGCTGATCCCGAAGAAGGCCACGAAGGAGGCACCGTAGTCTGCCTTCGTATACGGCTGGTACGCTGAGTACAACCCGAGCCCGTACCCGACGATGGTAGATATCACGATGACGGGAATGGTGTACTGTGCCGTGAACTTCCACGCGTCCAGTAGCGCCGGTATGACGTACTGTGACCGGGATTGAGACCAACCCCAGTTGAGCGTGGCGATGTTGATCATGTAGTTTTGGTACCTCTCCGTGATTGGTTTATCCAAGCCTCGCTTCTCTTGGAACTGCTCTTTACATTCCTGCGGATCCTCACCTGTCGCTGCGCAACTCGTCATCGCTCTCATCTGTTCTTGATTCGGCGATGCGGAGATCAATCCGAACGTCAAGGTGAGCGCGACCCACGTCGCAAACAGGGTAAACGCGAGGCGTTTAGCTATGTACCATTTCATGGCGTGCTGGTTAGCAAATTAATTAGTTGAACGTGTCAGCTACCGGCCGCTCGTTCCGTCCGAGAAGCGCATCTTCGCGCCCCAACGGTCCGTGTTCTTGTCCCAGTAGCTGTCAGGCGGGCTCTGACCGATGCCTTCCACGTTCTCACGGTACGCGTAGTAGTTGTACGGGTTGTACTCGAAGATGACCGGACGCTCCTCCGAGAGGTACGCGAGCATCTCTTGGATGGTGCCAGCCGCGGCTTCACGCGACTCGGCGGTCTGCGCTTCGTCACGCATGCTGGCTAAGTCCTTGTCCGGCGTGTACCCGTAGGCGTTGAAGTTTCCTTTCTCGCCGAACAGCGATTCGATCGTACTGGCTGGCGTCAGCGGGCCGTAGCTGAACCCGAGCGTGAGCATGAAGTCCCACGACTTCGAGGAGACCGCCTTGTCCCACGGGCCGCTGTTGTACGACGAGGGCTTTTCGCTACCGTCCTCGCCGAATCCGATTTTCTCGGAGTCCGAGACGCCTTCTGCAGGATTCGAGGCTTGGAAGTACGTGCCGAGCAGACTCGTCCACGAAGTCGTCTGCTGTTTCAGCTTGATACCGACCTCGCCGAGGCGCTTTTTCAGGTAGGACGCGCGGAGGTCGTCCAGCTCGTCGGACTGGTAGACGAGTTTGAGTTCGACTTGTTCGCCGTCCGGGCCGACGAAGGTGTCGCCGCTGTAGCCGTAATCGCTCGACGTGCCTTCCTTGAGGAGCTGTCTCGCCTTCTCGAGAGACCCGTCGAACGTGGTGGCCTCGTCCGGCGAGTACGTACCCCACGTCGGGTAGAGCGTGTTCTGCACTCCGGCGCGACCTTTGAGGATGTTTTTGACGATGAACTCGTTGTTGTAGATGTGAGCCATCGCGTGCCGGACTTTCTTGTTGCGAAGCTGGCTCCAGCCGTTCGCACGGTGGTTGATGCCGAGGTATCCGGACCACGAGCGGTACGGATTCTTGTAGAGTTTGAGATTGTCCTTCTCTTTGTAGGAGTTGACTTTCGTGGACGGGACGTACGCGGTGTCGATCTCGCCAGCTTCGAGTGCTTGCCGGGCGGTCTGTAACTTGTCGAAGTACTGGAAGTGGTACTCGTCGAAGAAGGGAGCCTCGGCGAACACGTCGGGGACGCGGTCGTCTTCTTTCGCCCACTTACGGAGGTAGTACTCGTCCGCTCGTTCGAACTCCATCACCGACTGTTGCGTCCAGTTCTTCAGGTCCCACGGACCGAGGTTCCCGTTGAACGTCGCCTTCATGATGGATTCGTCTTTTTCGAGACCCTCGGCGTCCTGATTCTTGACGTAGGGCTCCGCGAGTTCTTTCGGAATCGGGAACTGATAGCTGAGCGGCTCGTTGTACGGGAAGAACGGACGCGAGCTTGGAATCGTCTCTCGAATGGTGTACTTGTCCACCTTCTCGAACTGAATCGGCTCGTCCTCTTTGCCGACGTAGAACTCGTTCGTGTACGCGAAGCTCGCCCAGTCGGCCTTCCAGATGTTGTCGATACACCAGAGGAAGTCGTCGGCGGTCAGCTCACCGTATCCTTCGCCGAACTTCAGGTTCTCACGGAGTTTGATGTCGACTTGGTTGACCGGCTGTTCGACCTCGATGTCCTCGAACCAGAGGGGAAGGATGTTGTCGTACTCGGGACCCGTTCGAATGTAGCCGAGGTCCATGACCAATTCGGCACGGTCGGACGTTTCTCCGTCGCCGACACGGAAGACGTTGATTCCGTTCGTGGTGCTGTCCGTTCCGGTCTTGAATATTCCGCCAGATTGAATGTCTTCAGACGAGACCTGTTCGGTGGTCTCTTGGGAATTCGACCCGTCAGTCGTCGTTCCGTTGCCTTCGGTCGTCGTTCCCGGTGAGCCTCCGCTGCTACACCCGGCGAGACTAGCGGCCACTCCCGTCGCGCCCATGTATTTCATGAGACGGCGGCGACTGAGCGGACCGTCGCTACTTCGTTTCGTACTGCGTGGCTTTCGGTGTGAGTCGTTGCCAGACGGCATATCAAATGAATCTTATTGGGTGCATAAATATGCTATGATAACAGCTAGTCTATCATAGTAACTGGTCAACTAAATATATAAATATTAAATTTCGTGGCGTATAGTGTGCGTTAGCTAATCATCCCGGTCCGCATTTGGATGAAGTCCCCGATATTCGGATTTACGACTTGAAGGTTCTCTGTTCCGTATCGAACGACTCGCTCGGTCGTGAGCAGGTAGCGTTGGTCGTTTCGAGGACACTCCGGGAACGACCGGTTTTCGGTGCAATCGTCGTGGCCCGCCCGTTGTGTTTCGCTTCTCTGACTCTCGGAGGAGCGCGAGGAGTTCGCCGATGAATGTGACATCTCGGCGCGTCCCGTCGTCACCGGCGGAAACTGCTGACGAAGTAGCCCCACGCCGAATCTGGATATGAGTCCATGCTCGTGGTATGCTTCCCAAACGCGGGAGGTGTAGGAGAGGCTCACATCTAAACGTCGGTCACTGATTTCGATTGACCTCCTCCCGTGCCGAAAGACGTGGGAACCGTGCCAGCTACTTGACCAGCAGCTAAAGGCTCTGCGGAGGATTCTCGGGACTGGGTTCACTGTAACCCCTACCACGAGGCCGATAATGCCGCCGACGAATGCCGGAAGACCCTCTACTACCGAGACGATGACGACTTCTGCTTCGGAACTAGCAGTTTAGCCATCGGAGAATCGGGGGAACGTCTACCCGACCCCCGTTGTTAGAACTCGACCCCGAGAAACCGACCGAGGAGACTACTGCTGTCCGTCGTGTTCGAGGTTCCGTCGGGGTTCAGCGTCGAGTTGCTCGTCGTGTTGGACGAACCGTTCATCGTCGTCTCGTTCACGGTCGTCGTGGCGTCGGACGAGCGGTTCGCCGTCCCGTTGGTCGTACCGAAGTCGGCCGTGACTGTCGCCTCCGTGACCGACGAAAGTGACGCCGTAATTTCGTAGCTCGGCGTGCCGACCGTGACGGTGTCCGACTTCGAGACGCTCGCGGACGAGAACTCGACGGCGTACGAGCCGTCGTCGTCTATCTCCGCGCC
This DNA window, taken from Halorussus salinus, encodes the following:
- a CDS encoding ABC transporter permease, encoding MKWYIAKRLAFTLFATWVALTLTFGLISASPNQEQMRAMTSCAATGEDPQECKEQFQEKRGLDKPITERYQNYMINIATLNWGWSQSRSQYVIPALLDAWKFTAQYTIPVIVISTIVGYGLGLYSAYQPYTKADYGASFVAFFGISIPNFWFAIILIMLLAVQLDFLPVYYQSGIPRQQGWFSIANIKQLIMPIIVLLTASFAFQTRYSRAQALEQMNQEFVKVAKAKGASDYRLMIWHVLRMAAVPLSTSFVSRMLGIFFGGALVIEQIFAIPGLGYMTYTAIVEQDTALVLATTLITVFIAIVGNLLEDIVYVLLDPRIDYSGR
- a CDS encoding ABC transporter substrate-binding protein, whose protein sequence is MDLGYIRTGPEYDNILPLWFEDIEVEQPVNQVDIKLRENLKFGEGYGELTADDFLWCIDNIWKADWASFAYTNEFYVGKEDEPIQFEKVDKYTIRETIPSSRPFFPYNEPLSYQFPIPKELAEPYVKNQDAEGLEKDESIMKATFNGNLGPWDLKNWTQQSVMEFERADEYYLRKWAKEDDRVPDVFAEAPFFDEYHFQYFDKLQTARQALEAGEIDTAYVPSTKVNSYKEKDNLKLYKNPYRSWSGYLGINHRANGWSQLRNKKVRHAMAHIYNNEFIVKNILKGRAGVQNTLYPTWGTYSPDEATTFDGSLEKARQLLKEGTSSDYGYSGDTFVGPDGEQVELKLVYQSDELDDLRASYLKKRLGEVGIKLKQQTTSWTSLLGTYFQASNPAEGVSDSEKIGFGEDGSEKPSSYNSGPWDKAVSSKSWDFMLTLGFSYGPLTPASTIESLFGEKGNFNAYGYTPDKDLASMRDEAQTAESREAAAGTIQEMLAYLSEERPVIFEYNPYNYYAYRENVEGIGQSPPDSYWDKNTDRWGAKMRFSDGTSGR
- a CDS encoding ABC transporter permease, coding for MATENNDISFEDIDWETQNVSTSLVSREGLVELACYLLIVALFAYDYAIVENERPLILEWDVLSVEWLFAGTLVAMFFHVGLPLYRNKRMRQFYWRRFKKNRIAVVALAYLGVIFVIGILGPIFVDPPQVRFTNRILPPVGITATVDGVVKTGTWQYPFGTSAEGRGILALVVYGMRVSMEVGLISTIIAVFIGSIVGSVAALATATDIGWMDELLMRYTDIQSVFPVFILLLLLIYLFGGELWMIIALYGFFGWEGIARTVRGEALQRSSEDYIKAARASGANMLYIVRAHLIPNSANSVIISASVLIPAFILGEATLAFLGFSDPSTFSWGRTISNGQSNIEQAWWISTIPGIFLFFTVLSFYYVGEALRDAMDPRQEIEGGGGL
- a CDS encoding ABC transporter ATP-binding protein; its protein translation is MTSPLLTVEDLKTHFHTDDGTAYAVDGVSFEVDHGETVAIVGESGSGKTVTSESITKILDMPPGEIVEGTVRFDGKDLTSMSDKQLQEIRGNRISHIFQNPQNGLNPVYKVGRQIGESLRIHRDDLSKDEIRDRVIDLLDRTGIPEASSRVDDYPHEFSGGMKQRVLIAMALACDPDLLIADEPTTALDVTIQAQILNLLEDIQEEYEMSIVFVTHDLGVVSEIADRVVVMYSGKIMEQGSVEDVIQNPAHPYTKALIECLPGRGSSMKRIDGTLPSVTDPPAGCRFNPRCEHAVDACSKDDQPEMYAVDDDSDHRASCIYYGPRHDEVELETHDNRNDTQRDTRADGGHET